The Streptomyces cyanogenus DNA segment GCGGACGGTGACCCGGTCGCGGGAGACCTACGAGCTGACGGTCGCGGGGCGGACCGACGCCGGCGTGCACGCGCGCGGGCAGGTGGCCCATGTGGATCTGCCCGAGGGCGTGTGGCGCGAGCATCACGAGAAGCTGCTCAAGCGGCTCGCCGGCCGGCTGCCGAGGGACGTCCGCGTCTGGGCCCTGCGCGAGGCGCCCAGCGGCTTCAACGCGCGGTTCTCGGCGGTCTGGCGGCGGTACGCGTACCGGGTGACCGACAACCCGGGAGGCGTGGATCCGCTGCTGCGCAACCATGTGCTGTGGCACGACTGGCCGCTCGACGTGGACGCCATGAACGAGGCGGCCCGGGCGCTCCTCGGCGAGCACGACTTCGCCGCCTACTGCAAGAAGCGCGAGGGCGCGACCACGATCCGCACGCTCCAGGAGCTGAGCCTGGTCCGGGGCGACGACGGGATCATCACCGCGACCGTGCGGGCGGACGCGTTCTGCCACAACATGGTGCGCTCGCTGATCGGGGCGCTGCTGTTCGTGGGGGACGGGCACCGGGGGCCGGAGTGGCCCGGGAAGGTGCTGGCCGCGGGCGTGCGGGACTCCGCGGTGCATGTCGTACGGCCGCACGGGCTGACCCTGGAGGAGGTCGGCTACCCGGCCGACGAGCTGCTGGCGGCGCGGAACAAGGAGGCCCGGAACAAGCGGTCGCTGCCCGGTGCGTCCGGTTGCGATACCTGTTAGTTACGTTGCATTTCGCGGCGCTTATGCACCATGTCTGGACTTACCTGGCGTAACCGACGTGGTCGACTCTTACGCGTTTCATACACCTCGATTAATCTTGCGCCTTCCGGCCGCATGTTCGACAGGGGTGGCCGGATCGGGTGGGGGGTCGACGGGTCGGTACGGGCCCGGGGTTGGACAACGGCATGACTTCAGTGGGTCCCGTGCGGACCGGGGGGCGTCGCGCGGCGCGCCGGAGCGGCGGGCGGCGACGGGCAGGGCGCGGCGGGCGCCCCGCGCTGGGACTGCTGCCGCTCCCGCCGACGGACAAGGAGAAGTACTCCTACGCGCACCGGCACCTGTGGATCCTGACGATCAGCTCGCTGGTCAGCTTCTGCTGTCTGGTGACGAGCCAGTTCAAGCTGGCGCAGTCCACGCCGGTGCTGTGGGTCTACACCCCGCTGCTGGTCTTCACGGTCGTCTACTACCTGGTGTCGCTGCGGGTCAACGGCTTCACCCGGGACTTCGACATCGCCCACCACCGTCGGCTGGTGCAGAACTGGCGGCCCGCGGTGTACCCGACCGTCGACGTGTTCCTGCCGGTGTGCGGCGAACCCATCGAGGTGCTGCACAACACCTGGTGGCACGTGCGGGCGATGGCCGACCGGTACCCCGGTGTCTGCGTGCCGTTCGTGCTGGACGACGGGGCGAACCCGGAGCTGGCGGCGATGGCCCGGGACTTCGGCTTCCGCTACGGCACCCGGGAGAACCGGGGCTGGTTCAAGAAGGCCGGCAACCTGCACTTCGGCTTCGGACAGTCCGACGGCGAGTACGTCCTCATCCTCGACGCCGACTTCACCCCGCGCGCCGACCTGCTGGAGGAGCTGCTGCCGTACATGGACGACGATCCGCGGATCGGCATCGTCCAGTCCCCGCAGTACTTCCGGGTGCTCGACTCGCAGAACTGGATCGAGCGCGGCGCGGGCGCGGTGCAGGAGCTGTTCTACCGGTCCGTGCAGGTCTCCCGGCAGGGCAGTGACGGCGCCATCTGCGTCGGCTCCTGCGCGATCTACCGGCGGGCGGCCCTGGAGACCAACGGCGGTACGACCCTGATCGAGCACTCCGAGGACGTGCACACCGGCTTCGACCTGCGCGGGCTCGGCTGGGACCTTCGGTACGTGCCGGTCGCGGTGTCCACCGGGGTGTGCCCGGACAGCGCCGGCGCCTTCTTCAACCAGCAGTACCGCTGGTGCTCGGGCTCGATGAGCCTGCTCGGCAGCCGCAAGTTCTGGCAGGCGAGGATCAGGCTCTCCAGCCGGCTGTGCTACATGTCCGGGTTCTTCTACTACATCCACACCGCGCTGTTCACCTTCGCGGCCCCGGTCATCCCGATCGTGCTGCTGCTGATGATGCCGGAGAAGCTCAAGGTCGAGCATCTGCTGCTGGTGGTGCCCAGCATCCTCTACACCACGATCGTCTTCCCGATGTGGCACAGGGCGCCGTACCGCCTGGAGGCCTGGGCGGCCCGCATGATGTACGGCTGGGCGCACGTCTTCGCCATCTGGGACATCCTGCGCAAGAACCGCATGGGCTGGCAGCCGACCGGCTCCTCCGGCGCCAAGAAGAACAAGACGCGCCGCTTCTGGATCGGCATGTGGGCGTGGAGCGGCGGCACGGCGCTGGTCTGGGTCACCGCGGCGGTGTACCGGACGTTCACCATGAACGCCCCGGACTTCGCCCTGATCCTGTCCTCCGGGCTGTTCTACGCCCTGGTCGTCGGCCGGGTCCTGGTCCAGCCGCGTGCGGGGGCGGAGACCGCCTGATGCGATCGGTGAAACGTTTCTTCAGGGTCCGTGCTGCCCTGGCCGGCGCTCTCGTCGGCCTGCTGGCGCTCACCGGCTGCTCGCTCCTCGGCGACTCCGGCGGATCGCCGGTGTCCGGCACCGGCACGGCGGCCCCGCACTCCTCCGCGAACCCCGACCAGGACATCCCCTACGACGTCACGCCCCTGCTGAAGCCCGCGAAGAAGTACTACGGCGTGGCCGTGCCGGGCGCCCCGACCGCCATGAAGAGCGTCGACGCGTACACCGGCTCGACCGGCAAGCAGCCGAACCTCGTCGAGTACTACGCCGGCTGGGGCGACGGCTTCGACGCCACCGGGGTGCGCAACGCCTGGGCCGAGGGCGCGCTGACGCTGATGTCCTGGGAGCCCTTCGACACCCCGCTCACCGACATCGCGGCGGGCAGGTCCGACCCGTACGTCAAGGAGTACGCGGCCGCCGTCCGCCGCCTGAACCTGCCCGTGGTGATCGACTTCGCGGACGAGTTCAACGGCCACTGGGAGAAGTGGGGCACGGACCACGTGACCCCGGCCCAGTACGTGGCCGCCTGGCGGCACATCCACCGGACCTTCGTGGACGCCGGCGCCACCAACGTCATCTGGGCCTGGTCGCCCAACATCGTCAACCCGGTGCGGAACGTGAAGCTGGAGCCGTACTACCCGGGCGACGCCTACGTCGACTGGGTGGGTCTGATCGGCTACTTCACCACCGGCTCCGACAACGCCTTCGACAGCGTCTTCGGGCCCACCCGCGACCGGATCCGCACCTTCACCGAGAAGCCGTTCCTGCTGCTGGAGACCGCCGCCATGCCCGGCGAGCGGCGCCGCGCCGACATCCGCAACCTGTTCGCGGGCGTCGCGGCCGACGACGACATGCTC contains these protein-coding regions:
- the truA gene encoding tRNA pseudouridine(38-40) synthase TruA codes for the protein MSDEVQPGHVRLRLDLSYDGTGFHGWAKQAGGRRTVQGEIEDALRTVTRSRETYELTVAGRTDAGVHARGQVAHVDLPEGVWREHHEKLLKRLAGRLPRDVRVWALREAPSGFNARFSAVWRRYAYRVTDNPGGVDPLLRNHVLWHDWPLDVDAMNEAARALLGEHDFAAYCKKREGATTIRTLQELSLVRGDDGIITATVRADAFCHNMVRSLIGALLFVGDGHRGPEWPGKVLAAGVRDSAVHVVRPHGLTLEEVGYPADELLAARNKEARNKRSLPGASGCDTC
- a CDS encoding glycosyltransferase family 2 protein, translating into MTSQFKLAQSTPVLWVYTPLLVFTVVYYLVSLRVNGFTRDFDIAHHRRLVQNWRPAVYPTVDVFLPVCGEPIEVLHNTWWHVRAMADRYPGVCVPFVLDDGANPELAAMARDFGFRYGTRENRGWFKKAGNLHFGFGQSDGEYVLILDADFTPRADLLEELLPYMDDDPRIGIVQSPQYFRVLDSQNWIERGAGAVQELFYRSVQVSRQGSDGAICVGSCAIYRRAALETNGGTTLIEHSEDVHTGFDLRGLGWDLRYVPVAVSTGVCPDSAGAFFNQQYRWCSGSMSLLGSRKFWQARIRLSSRLCYMSGFFYYIHTALFTFAAPVIPIVLLLMMPEKLKVEHLLLVVPSILYTTIVFPMWHRAPYRLEAWAARMMYGWAHVFAIWDILRKNRMGWQPTGSSGAKKNKTRRFWIGMWAWSGGTALVWVTAAVYRTFTMNAPDFALILSSGLFYALVVGRVLVQPRAGAETA
- a CDS encoding glycoside hydrolase family 26 protein, which produces MRSVKRFFRVRAALAGALVGLLALTGCSLLGDSGGSPVSGTGTAAPHSSANPDQDIPYDVTPLLKPAKKYYGVAVPGAPTAMKSVDAYTGSTGKQPNLVEYYAGWGDGFDATGVRNAWAEGALTLMSWEPFDTPLTDIAAGRSDPYVKEYAAAVRRLNLPVVIDFADEFNGHWEKWGTDHVTPAQYVAAWRHIHRTFVDAGATNVIWAWSPNIVNPVRNVKLEPYYPGDAYVDWVGLIGYFTTGSDNAFDSVFGPTRDRIRTFTEKPFLLLETAAMPGERRRADIRNLFAGVAADDDMLGFVWFNHKKRADWRLEASPLALKEFKRLAADDRFGFDVRKPS